The Candidatus Omnitrophota bacterium region CCCGCCCGCAGCCGCTATGCCGCGCTCGATGAACCGCTCAAGGCGCGCCATATGTATATGCCCCGGGATTATATCGGTCCTTGAGGTCGCAACCGCTATAAACGGCTTAGCCATATCATCTTTGGATATGCCTGTGGCGTACAGGAGACTGCGCGCACCTGCCCTCTCAATACCCTTCTTTATCTTGTCGCTTTTCATAGGATTTCCTCATCTTTTAGATACCGAACCCCGTATCACACTTAGATTTAGCATTATATAATATTATGAGCTAATATGTCAATTGAATTAAAGGAGGAACCCTTGAGGACTATATGTAGATCCGCGGGACGCGGTTTGAGATGGAGCAGATGACTTCGTAGGCGATGGTGCCTGCAAGGCGGGCAAGGCGCTCGGTCCTGATCTCGTTACGGCCCTGCCGGCCTATAAGGACGACCTCGTCCCCCAGTTGTACGCCCTTTATGTGGCCGACATCTATCATCGTCTGGTCCATAGTGACCTTGCCTATAACGGGGGCGATCTGCCCTCTCACCAGGACCTCCGCCTTATTGGACAGGTTCCGGCCGTATCCGTCAGCGTAACCGATCGGCAGGGTCGCGATCTTCGTGTGCTTCTGGGTGATGTAGGTCCTCCCGTAGCTTATAGACCGCCCGGGAGGCGTATCTTTTATGAAGACTATCTTCGTCTTGAGCGAAAGGGCCTGTTTCAGCTTTATAAGCTTCGGGAAGGTATGCTTCGGATACATCCCGTATATGATGAGGCCGGGCCGCACGAGGTTCATATGCGACCTCCCGAAGTCAACGGTCGCTATCGAATTGGCCGCATGGCGTATCGGTATCTTGATCCAGTTCCTCTCTATCTCGGCAAGGAGCTTTTCGAAGGCGTCGATCTGGTATTTCGTGAAGAAATCGTCCCTGCCGGCGCTTGAAAAATGGGTGTAGATGCCTTCCAGCACAAGCCCCTTCTCCCCCACTATCTTTTTGATGAAATCGGACGCATCTTCGTGCCATACGCCTATCCTGCCCATACCGGTATCTATCTTTATATGGGCCTTCACCTTCAACCCATCCTCGCTGGCTTTGCGTATCGAATCGATCAGCTCGGGTCCGCATATGGTAAGCGTAATATCCTTCTCGGCCGCGGCCCTAACTTCTGACGGCAGGACCGAACCGAGTATAAGTATAGGCGTCTTTATGCCGTGGTCCCTCAGCCGCACCGCTTCATCCGTCGTGGCTACGCCCAGGTAGTCGACATTGAGCCGGTCCAGGACCGTCGCGACCTCGACCGTGCCGTGGCCATAGGCGTTCGCCTTGACGACCGCCATTATCATGACATTCTTCCCGACCATACGCCGGACCTGCTTATAATTATATTCGATGGCCTTCAGGTCCACCTCCGCCCATGTCGGCCTGTGGCGCGTCCTCGTGACCCCGTTCATCGTCTTTACTTTTATCTCATCCATACTTTCCCTATACCCCATACCCTAACCCCTATACCCCCTTAATGTCGCACTCCTTCGAATACATATACATCGGCTCCAGGTCTTCAGGGGCGACGGACTTCTCCCTCTTGAGGATTTCCAGGCCGAGCATCGCTACGATCCCGGCGCGCGGATGCCAGTCCTTCTTAAAATGGACGGCGCCTTCCGGTGTGACCTGCCCTGACGCATTGCCCAGAAGCATGATATCTTTTATCTTCATCTCTTTTATTTTATTCGATAGATCCCCGGCCGGCAACAATAAATATTTCGAGATCTTCTTCAGCTTCCTGCCGTCTGACCTGTAGAGACACCCATATACCTTATTCTTGCGCGCATCCAGCACGGGACATACCACCCCGGTGAATTTCACGGCGTTCTGCGCGATCGCGTCCAGGGTCGGGACGGCTGCGACGGGCTTCTTCACGGAATAAGCGAGGGCCTTTATCGTGACCACCCCTATCCTGAGGCCCGTGAACGATCCCGGACCGGCGCTTATGCAGAAGCCGTCGATATCGCGCAATTTAAACCTTGCCTTCCCAAGCGCGCGGTCTATCATCGGAACGAGAAGGCTCGAATGGCTCATATCTGCCTTCCTGTGGAACCGGCCCAGCACCTTGCCGCCGTCGCAAACGGCGATGCTGAGGTAGTCCGTCGATGTGTCTATTGCGAGTAGTTTCATTGTTCAGCTTTCAGCTTTCAGCTTTCAGCTTTCAGCTTTCAGCAGCTATCAGCATGCCTGACGGCAGTCAGGCTTTTGTTTTAGCTGATAGCTGAAGACTGATAGCTGAAAGCTCTATGCGTGTTTTTTTACAACTATCTTCCTCTCATTCTCTCCCGCGACCGACAACTTCACTTCGATATATCTCTTCGGCAAAAGGGCGCGGATCCTGTCCGCCCACTCGACGACGGTCACGCCTTCTCCGTAGAAATATTCGTCGTAATTCATGGGATCGAGGATACCCGGCTTATCGAGCCTATACAGGTCAAAATGATAAAGGGGCATCCTCTTACCCCTGTACTCTTTTATTATGACGAACGAAGGGCTGTTGACGTAACGCACATCTTTCACCCCGAGCCCTTTCGCTATGCCTTTGGTGAATACGGTCTTGCCGGCTCCCAGGTCCCCGATGAGGGCTACCACATCGCCTCTCTTCAGCTCCCCGGCAAGCTCCCGGCCCATCCGTATGGTATCTTCCCTGCTATGAGAGATCATCTTTAAAAATGGAGATATCCTTTAGGTTTCAATGGCTTCTCTCTGCCGTACTCATCGATAAGGCGGCATCCATAACGTTTATCGGTGACCTCTCCTATAAGCGTGACCGGCGTCTTCATACGGGGAAGGGCGGACCTGAAGAGACGCGCCGCCTCGGGCGCGGCCATGGTGAATAAAAGCTCGAAGTCCTCCCCTCCGTACAGCGCGTCTTCCAGGGAACGCGCCGCACCTGACAGCGGGACTGCGCCCGCACAGATCCTGGCGCCTGCGGAACTCGCCTTGAGAAGGCGCCGGAGATCGAGGGCCAGCCCGTCGGAGATGTCGATCATGGAGTGGACCTTGAAATCCCTGACGAGCGAACGCGACTCCTCCAGCCGGGGCATAAAACGGAGATGCCGTCCTTTTATTGAACCTCCCAATCCTCCGGTCACCAGGATCGCATCCCCTCTCACGGCGCCGCTTCGCAGGACGAGGTCGCCCTTCTTCACCTCTCCTATAAGCGAAACATCGATCACCACCCTGCCGGAGGCGCTCGTATCGCCGCCCACTATATTTATGCCGCACATCCCGGCGAGGCTCCGCATGCCTTTATATACACCGTCGGCGAAAGAGACGGGGAGGTCCGGATCTATGGCTGCGGAGACGAGCGCATATCTGGGCGCTCCTCCCATCGCAGCTATGTCGCTGACGTTCCTGGCAAGCGCCTTCCACCCTATCTCGAAAGGCGTCGCGCCGGACCGTTTGAAATGGACATCCTCCACGAGCATGTCGCAGGTGAAGAGGAGATATTTATCCTTTGTCCACCTGATCACGGCGGTATCGTCGCCGATACCCTTCACTACGGACCCGTCGAGCCGGATGCCTTTGGCGAGCCGCTCGATGAGCCCTATTTCACCTATATCTCTTATCTTCATATCGTTTCCCTACTACCTACGACCTAACACCTAAGATGGTGAACCGGTCACTTTAACTTTCCCAGACTTTTACCATACGGCTTCCTGAATATGCCCTTCTCGGTCACTATGGCCGTGATGAGGCCGTTAGGAGTGACGTCAAAGGCCGGGTTGTATACCTTCACGCGCCTCGGCGCTATCATCTTGCCCAGGGCGCCTCTTACCTCGTCGGCGTGCCGTTCCTCTATCGGTATCTCCCTGCCTGACCTCAGGCTGAGATCGAACGTAGATAGAGGCGCTACTACATACATGGGGATACCGTGGTGTTTGGCGAGGACGGCCAGGTTATATGTCCCTATCTTGTTCGCCGTGTCCCCGTTACCGGCGATCCTGTCGGCCCCTACGAAGACCTTGTCGACCATACCCCTCTCCATGAGACTCGCCGCCATATTATCGCAGATGAGGGTCGTGTCGATATGCTCATGCATCAGCTCCCAGGCGGTGAGCCGTGAGCCCTGGAGAAGAGGGCGGGTCTCGTCGACGTATACCTTTATCCGCTTTCCCTGCCTCTTCGACTCAAAGAGGACCCCGAGCGCTGTCCCGTAATCCGCGGTCGCCAGCCCCCCGGCATTGCAGTGTGTAAGGATCCTGTCCCCTCTCCTGACCAGGCGGGCGCCGAATCCGGCCATGAGCCGGCAATTCTTCTTATCCTCTTCGATGATATCGAGCGCCTCTTTGAGCAGTATCTCTTTTATCCTGGCCACAGGCCTCTTCCTGTTCGCGCAGGCGGTCTCTTCCATCCTCGCCATTGCCCAGAAGAGGTTGACCGCCGTCGGGCGTGAACGCCCCAGGAATGCCCTTATACGCTTCAACTCGCGGTGGAGACCCCCGAAATCCCCCGCCCTGGACCTTTTGATGCCCAGCACCATGCCGAGGGCGCCCGCTATACCAAGCGCCGGGGCCCCGCGTATCTCGAGACGCCTGATCGCCTTCCACAGGCGCCCGATATCTGCGCAATAGACATATTTGAGCTTCCCGGGCAGGAGCGTCTGGTCCACATACTTTATCTTCCCGTTCTTCCAGCTTATCGTCTCAACAGGCATCGCTCACCCCCATATCGCCTTCGTCAGCACGTTGCGCCTGATGTCGATCGCCCTGTAAGGGCAGACTTCGTGGCAGCACATGCACCTGACGCACTTTTTGTAATCTATCCTGCAGCGATCCGGCTCTATCTCTATCGCCTCCGCCGGACAGCTTATCTTGCAGAGGTTGCACCTGGCGCATACCCTT contains the following coding sequences:
- the tsaB gene encoding tRNA (adenosine(37)-N6)-threonylcarbamoyltransferase complex dimerization subunit type 1 TsaB, with protein sequence MKLLAIDTSTDYLSIAVCDGGKVLGRFHRKADMSHSSLLVPMIDRALGKARFKLRDIDGFCISAGPGSFTGLRIGVVTIKALAYSVKKPVAAVPTLDAIAQNAVKFTGVVCPVLDARKNKVYGCLYRSDGRKLKKISKYLLLPAGDLSNKIKEMKIKDIMLLGNASGQVTPEGAVHFKKDWHPRAGIVAMLGLEILKREKSVAPEDLEPMYMYSKECDIKGV
- a CDS encoding thiamine-phosphate kinase, which encodes MKIRDIGEIGLIERLAKGIRLDGSVVKGIGDDTAVIRWTKDKYLLFTCDMLVEDVHFKRSGATPFEIGWKALARNVSDIAAMGGAPRYALVSAAIDPDLPVSFADGVYKGMRSLAGMCGINIVGGDTSASGRVVIDVSLIGEVKKGDLVLRSGAVRGDAILVTGGLGGSIKGRHLRFMPRLEESRSLVRDFKVHSMIDISDGLALDLRRLLKASSAGARICAGAVPLSGAARSLEDALYGGEDFELLFTMAAPEAARLFRSALPRMKTPVTLIGEVTDKRYGCRLIDEYGREKPLKPKGYLHF
- the mtnA gene encoding S-methyl-5-thioribose-1-phosphate isomerase; this encodes MPVETISWKNGKIKYVDQTLLPGKLKYVYCADIGRLWKAIRRLEIRGAPALGIAGALGMVLGIKRSRAGDFGGLHRELKRIRAFLGRSRPTAVNLFWAMARMEETACANRKRPVARIKEILLKEALDIIEEDKKNCRLMAGFGARLVRRGDRILTHCNAGGLATADYGTALGVLFESKRQGKRIKVYVDETRPLLQGSRLTAWELMHEHIDTTLICDNMAASLMERGMVDKVFVGADRIAGNGDTANKIGTYNLAVLAKHHGIPMYVVAPLSTFDLSLRSGREIPIEERHADEVRGALGKMIAPRRVKVYNPAFDVTPNGLITAIVTEKGIFRKPYGKSLGKLK
- the alr gene encoding alanine racemase; its protein translation is MDEIKVKTMNGVTRTRHRPTWAEVDLKAIEYNYKQVRRMVGKNVMIMAVVKANAYGHGTVEVATVLDRLNVDYLGVATTDEAVRLRDHGIKTPILILGSVLPSEVRAAAEKDITLTICGPELIDSIRKASEDGLKVKAHIKIDTGMGRIGVWHEDASDFIKKIVGEKGLVLEGIYTHFSSAGRDDFFTKYQIDAFEKLLAEIERNWIKIPIRHAANSIATVDFGRSHMNLVRPGLIIYGMYPKHTFPKLIKLKQALSLKTKIVFIKDTPPGRSISYGRTYITQKHTKIATLPIGYADGYGRNLSNKAEVLVRGQIAPVIGKVTMDQTMIDVGHIKGVQLGDEVVLIGRQGRNEIRTERLARLAGTIAYEVICSISNRVPRIYI
- the tsaE gene encoding tRNA (adenosine(37)-N6)-threonylcarbamoyltransferase complex ATPase subunit type 1 TsaE — its product is MISHSREDTIRMGRELAGELKRGDVVALIGDLGAGKTVFTKGIAKGLGVKDVRYVNSPSFVIIKEYRGKRMPLYHFDLYRLDKPGILDPMNYDEYFYGEGVTVVEWADRIRALLPKRYIEVKLSVAGENERKIVVKKHA